A single region of the Anomaloglossus baeobatrachus isolate aAnoBae1 chromosome 2, aAnoBae1.hap1, whole genome shotgun sequence genome encodes:
- the LOC142289760 gene encoding uncharacterized protein LOC142289760 produces the protein MKRASEDGGEAWLKQCLAVPRRPEEAEEEMDCDAAVIQLTAPEEMAELTEEIPARRRSQRRSSFLPPTSSSREEGNAGAELSPPILSAGTSARHPPAPGHVSRKRKSGSSSQRRRKSAALTQGFENPSRSRAAPASVSVPEAGRATGAPWSDSPSEEDDLPAGVREQDHQRGSAAEAGIPEEGRGSQSRRRGPIVIWIVGHSYIFWAKRRASGRSYGENLAINIEHFNILWYSVRGMRWDGLMKEMSCLKTLWPSPNLIILHLGGNDIGKVKTLDLIAAMRRDLSIIRSWFPDAGLVFSEIVPRLQWHCDRLRFRERIRKRVNRAMERFLPVINGSTYRHLDLEGFLSGLYRDDLVHLSDVGLDIFNLGLQNCIEKWL, from the exons atgaagagggcgagcgaggacgGCGGAGAAGCCTGGCTTAAACAATGCCTGGCGGTGCCCAGGCGGCCAGAAGAAGCTGAGGAAGAAATGGACTGCGACGCTGCGGTGATTCAACTCACCGCTCCTGAGGAGATGGCAGAGCTGACTGAGGAAATCCCTGCAAGGAGGAGGTCCCAGAGACGCAGCAGCTTCCTCCCCCCGACGTCATCGTCCAGAGAAGAGGGGAATGCCGGAGCGGAGTTATCGCCGCCCATCTTGTCTGCCGGGACTTCAGCACGTCATCCTCCTGCACCCGGTCATGTGtccaggaagaggaagagtggatcatctagtcagcgccgtcgtaaaagcgcggcgctGACCCAGGGATTTGAAAATCCTAGCAGGAGCAGGGCTGCACCAGCAAGTGTGAGCGTGCCGGAGGCCGGAAGAGCGACGGGGGCCCCCTGGTCTGACTCCCCGTCTGAAGAAGATGATCTGCCAGCTGGAGTCAGAGAACAGGATCATCAGCGTGGCTCAGCTGCAGAAGCTGGAATTCCAGAGGAGGGCCGAGGATCGCAGAGCAGAAGGAGGG gtcccattgtcatttggatagtgggacactcttacatattttgggccaagagaagagcatcaggaaggtcatatggagagaatttagccattaatattgaacattttaacattttgtggtacagcgttagaggtatgagatgggacggactgatgaaggagatgagctgtttaaaaacattgtggccttctccaaatttaatcattttgcacttgggtgggaatgatattggaaaagtgaaaactcttgatctgattgctgccatgcgaagagacctttcaatcattaggtcatggtttcctgatgcgggtttggtcttttccgaaatcgttccccgtttgcagtggcattgtgacaggctgaggtttcgggagcggattcggaaaagggtaaaccgtgccatggaaaggtttttaccagttataaatgggtcaacctacagacatcttgatctggaaggttttctgagtggcctttacagggatgatttagtccatctgtcagacgtgggattggacatattcaatttagggctccaaaattgtatcgagaaatggctgtga